In Natator depressus isolate rNatDep1 chromosome 9, rNatDep2.hap1, whole genome shotgun sequence, a single genomic region encodes these proteins:
- the FAM124B gene encoding protein FAM124B isoform X1 produces MGSKREIQSIIVYDYSVYTEALICLYFYSQGDFTMDGRADSLVMTVHLLATSGHSLLLQQTLDRLLGWICLDVRLFLVSERVTPVKYYEKYRRKSSGFPGMSILLFLHEDFGEERIFRVHDFFQHPPWQDHHMQHANGKLYPYAPACQEFYGLDEHMPVWGLRQVHYGTEILRVTLYCSFDNYDDAVRLYEMILQKEASMQKSNFCVFVLYATETIAVQLCLKQLPPGVSVELKESSVLQFKVHEIGKLVPLLPNPCIPISSTRWQTQDYEGNKILLQVQGNSKHTEKNDGLSNQHNNAGEEKILQNSTLAPFPTKWVNSEQKSRKVRMMKCKIKSEHGIISGSVSSTPQSNACSASQASSPAATSQSDTTSFNVSAGTTLNTSSQEIRFRRQEAETNVDTGFTVVNSECTPSPLNRFSRDLQDSLPQPQAPNYSLAAAGSRINLPSEARTHLPSFAVKRNEGAGQTASDFHLRISRANYGNGNEEEEEFFI; encoded by the exons ATGGGAAGCAAAAGAGAAATCCAAAGTATAATTGTTTATGATTATTCAGTGTATACAGAAGCACTCATCtgtctttatttttattctcAAGGTGATTTTACAATGGATGGAAGAGCAGACTCGTTGGTGATGACTGTGCATCTTCTTGCCACCTCTGGACATTCATTACTTTTGCAGCAAACTCTTGATCGGCTTCTGGGGTGGATCTGCCTGGATGTTCGCCTCTTCCTTGTATCTGAACGTGTTACTCCAGTGAAGTATTATGAGAAATATCGCCGGAAAAGCTCTGGATTTCCTGGGATGTCCATTCTCCTTTTCCTGCATGAGGACTTTGGGGAAGAACGGATTTTTCGggtccatgattttttccagcaCCCTCCATGGCAGGATCACCACATGCAACATGCTAATGGGAAACTGTACCCTTATGCACCTGCTTGTCAGGAATTTTATGGTCTGGATGAGCATATGCCTGTATGGGGTTTGCGGCAAGTTCATTATGGCACTGAAATTCTGCGTGTGACCCTCTACTGTAGCTTTGATAACTATGATGATGCAGTCAGACTTTACGAGATGATTCTGCAGAAAGAAGCATCTATGCAGAAGAGTAACTTCTGTGTCTTTGTGCTGTATGCAACAGAAACCATTGCTGTTCAGCTCTGCTTGAAGCAGCTTCCTCCTGGGGTCTCTGTTGAACTGAAAGAATCTTCTGTGTTGCAATTCAAGGTGCATGAAATTGGGAAGCTGGTACCTCTTTTGCCTAATCCATGTATTCCTATCAGTAGCACCCGATGGCAAACTCAGGATTACGAAGGAAACAAAATCTTGCTTCAG GTGCAAGGCAACTcaaaacacactgaaaaaaatgATGGACTTTCCAATCAGCACAATAATGCAGGTGAAGAAAAGATCCTACAGAATTCCACTCTAGCCCCTTTTCCCACAAAGTGGGTTAATTCAGAGCAGAAAAGCCGGAAGGTCAGAATGATGAAGTGTAAAATCAAATCAGAACACGGAATTATTTCTGGGAGTGTTAGCAGCACCCCACAGAGTAACGCCTGCTCTGCATCCCAGGCCAGCAGTCCAGCAGCTACTTCACAGTCTGATACCACCTCTTTCAATGTAAGTGCAGGCACTACGCTGAACACCTCCAGCCAAGAAATCCGGTTTCGAAGGCAAGAAGCAGAGACCAATGTTGACACAGGATTCACGGTAGTAAATTCTGAATGCACTCCATCTCCCCTTAACAGGTTTTCAAGGGACTTGCAGGACAGCCTTCCTCAACCACAAGCACCAAATTATTCATTAGCTGCTGCTGGCTCCAGAATCAACTTGCCTTCTGAGGCTAGAACCCATCTGCCGTCATTTGCTGTCAAAAGAAATGAAGGCGCAGGACAGACAGCTTCAGACTTTCACTTGCGAATATCAAGAGCAAACTATGGGAATGgaaatgaagaggaggaggaattctTTATTTGA
- the FAM124B gene encoding protein FAM124B isoform X2, producing MAGDFTMDGRADSLVMTVHLLATSGHSLLLQQTLDRLLGWICLDVRLFLVSERVTPVKYYEKYRRKSSGFPGMSILLFLHEDFGEERIFRVHDFFQHPPWQDHHMQHANGKLYPYAPACQEFYGLDEHMPVWGLRQVHYGTEILRVTLYCSFDNYDDAVRLYEMILQKEASMQKSNFCVFVLYATETIAVQLCLKQLPPGVSVELKESSVLQFKVHEIGKLVPLLPNPCIPISSTRWQTQDYEGNKILLQVQGNSKHTEKNDGLSNQHNNAGEEKILQNSTLAPFPTKWVNSEQKSRKVRMMKCKIKSEHGIISGSVSSTPQSNACSASQASSPAATSQSDTTSFNVSAGTTLNTSSQEIRFRRQEAETNVDTGFTVVNSECTPSPLNRFSRDLQDSLPQPQAPNYSLAAAGSRINLPSEARTHLPSFAVKRNEGAGQTASDFHLRISRANYGNGNEEEEEFFI from the exons ATGGCAG GTGATTTTACAATGGATGGAAGAGCAGACTCGTTGGTGATGACTGTGCATCTTCTTGCCACCTCTGGACATTCATTACTTTTGCAGCAAACTCTTGATCGGCTTCTGGGGTGGATCTGCCTGGATGTTCGCCTCTTCCTTGTATCTGAACGTGTTACTCCAGTGAAGTATTATGAGAAATATCGCCGGAAAAGCTCTGGATTTCCTGGGATGTCCATTCTCCTTTTCCTGCATGAGGACTTTGGGGAAGAACGGATTTTTCGggtccatgattttttccagcaCCCTCCATGGCAGGATCACCACATGCAACATGCTAATGGGAAACTGTACCCTTATGCACCTGCTTGTCAGGAATTTTATGGTCTGGATGAGCATATGCCTGTATGGGGTTTGCGGCAAGTTCATTATGGCACTGAAATTCTGCGTGTGACCCTCTACTGTAGCTTTGATAACTATGATGATGCAGTCAGACTTTACGAGATGATTCTGCAGAAAGAAGCATCTATGCAGAAGAGTAACTTCTGTGTCTTTGTGCTGTATGCAACAGAAACCATTGCTGTTCAGCTCTGCTTGAAGCAGCTTCCTCCTGGGGTCTCTGTTGAACTGAAAGAATCTTCTGTGTTGCAATTCAAGGTGCATGAAATTGGGAAGCTGGTACCTCTTTTGCCTAATCCATGTATTCCTATCAGTAGCACCCGATGGCAAACTCAGGATTACGAAGGAAACAAAATCTTGCTTCAG GTGCAAGGCAACTcaaaacacactgaaaaaaatgATGGACTTTCCAATCAGCACAATAATGCAGGTGAAGAAAAGATCCTACAGAATTCCACTCTAGCCCCTTTTCCCACAAAGTGGGTTAATTCAGAGCAGAAAAGCCGGAAGGTCAGAATGATGAAGTGTAAAATCAAATCAGAACACGGAATTATTTCTGGGAGTGTTAGCAGCACCCCACAGAGTAACGCCTGCTCTGCATCCCAGGCCAGCAGTCCAGCAGCTACTTCACAGTCTGATACCACCTCTTTCAATGTAAGTGCAGGCACTACGCTGAACACCTCCAGCCAAGAAATCCGGTTTCGAAGGCAAGAAGCAGAGACCAATGTTGACACAGGATTCACGGTAGTAAATTCTGAATGCACTCCATCTCCCCTTAACAGGTTTTCAAGGGACTTGCAGGACAGCCTTCCTCAACCACAAGCACCAAATTATTCATTAGCTGCTGCTGGCTCCAGAATCAACTTGCCTTCTGAGGCTAGAACCCATCTGCCGTCATTTGCTGTCAAAAGAAATGAAGGCGCAGGACAGACAGCTTCAGACTTTCACTTGCGAATATCAAGAGCAAACTATGGGAATGgaaatgaagaggaggaggaattctTTATTTGA
- the FAM124B gene encoding protein FAM124B isoform X3, with the protein MDGRADSLVMTVHLLATSGHSLLLQQTLDRLLGWICLDVRLFLVSERVTPVKYYEKYRRKSSGFPGMSILLFLHEDFGEERIFRVHDFFQHPPWQDHHMQHANGKLYPYAPACQEFYGLDEHMPVWGLRQVHYGTEILRVTLYCSFDNYDDAVRLYEMILQKEASMQKSNFCVFVLYATETIAVQLCLKQLPPGVSVELKESSVLQFKVHEIGKLVPLLPNPCIPISSTRWQTQDYEGNKILLQVQGNSKHTEKNDGLSNQHNNAGEEKILQNSTLAPFPTKWVNSEQKSRKVRMMKCKIKSEHGIISGSVSSTPQSNACSASQASSPAATSQSDTTSFNVSAGTTLNTSSQEIRFRRQEAETNVDTGFTVVNSECTPSPLNRFSRDLQDSLPQPQAPNYSLAAAGSRINLPSEARTHLPSFAVKRNEGAGQTASDFHLRISRANYGNGNEEEEEFFI; encoded by the exons ATGGATGGAAGAGCAGACTCGTTGGTGATGACTGTGCATCTTCTTGCCACCTCTGGACATTCATTACTTTTGCAGCAAACTCTTGATCGGCTTCTGGGGTGGATCTGCCTGGATGTTCGCCTCTTCCTTGTATCTGAACGTGTTACTCCAGTGAAGTATTATGAGAAATATCGCCGGAAAAGCTCTGGATTTCCTGGGATGTCCATTCTCCTTTTCCTGCATGAGGACTTTGGGGAAGAACGGATTTTTCGggtccatgattttttccagcaCCCTCCATGGCAGGATCACCACATGCAACATGCTAATGGGAAACTGTACCCTTATGCACCTGCTTGTCAGGAATTTTATGGTCTGGATGAGCATATGCCTGTATGGGGTTTGCGGCAAGTTCATTATGGCACTGAAATTCTGCGTGTGACCCTCTACTGTAGCTTTGATAACTATGATGATGCAGTCAGACTTTACGAGATGATTCTGCAGAAAGAAGCATCTATGCAGAAGAGTAACTTCTGTGTCTTTGTGCTGTATGCAACAGAAACCATTGCTGTTCAGCTCTGCTTGAAGCAGCTTCCTCCTGGGGTCTCTGTTGAACTGAAAGAATCTTCTGTGTTGCAATTCAAGGTGCATGAAATTGGGAAGCTGGTACCTCTTTTGCCTAATCCATGTATTCCTATCAGTAGCACCCGATGGCAAACTCAGGATTACGAAGGAAACAAAATCTTGCTTCAG GTGCAAGGCAACTcaaaacacactgaaaaaaatgATGGACTTTCCAATCAGCACAATAATGCAGGTGAAGAAAAGATCCTACAGAATTCCACTCTAGCCCCTTTTCCCACAAAGTGGGTTAATTCAGAGCAGAAAAGCCGGAAGGTCAGAATGATGAAGTGTAAAATCAAATCAGAACACGGAATTATTTCTGGGAGTGTTAGCAGCACCCCACAGAGTAACGCCTGCTCTGCATCCCAGGCCAGCAGTCCAGCAGCTACTTCACAGTCTGATACCACCTCTTTCAATGTAAGTGCAGGCACTACGCTGAACACCTCCAGCCAAGAAATCCGGTTTCGAAGGCAAGAAGCAGAGACCAATGTTGACACAGGATTCACGGTAGTAAATTCTGAATGCACTCCATCTCCCCTTAACAGGTTTTCAAGGGACTTGCAGGACAGCCTTCCTCAACCACAAGCACCAAATTATTCATTAGCTGCTGCTGGCTCCAGAATCAACTTGCCTTCTGAGGCTAGAACCCATCTGCCGTCATTTGCTGTCAAAAGAAATGAAGGCGCAGGACAGACAGCTTCAGACTTTCACTTGCGAATATCAAGAGCAAACTATGGGAATGgaaatgaagaggaggaggaattctTTATTTGA